The Euleptes europaea isolate rEulEur1 chromosome 2, rEulEur1.hap1, whole genome shotgun sequence genome has a segment encoding these proteins:
- the B3GNT3 gene encoding N-acetyllactosaminide beta-1,3-N-acetylglucosaminyltransferase 3, protein MSRRWCHKLEVVVLSFVGFTGFLFLLQNDKDGPVLKEAIETSSRILPIITEHPKPVAECRENASVANISGFADLPNHIKNFLRYKHCKEFPLLLDVPEKCGGPDKSYDVFLLLAIKSSPGNYERREIIRKTWGQERTYAGVHIRRLFLSGQVSNAREARKINQLLRIETEENGDILQWDFHDSFFNLTLKQVLFHSWMEARCPGVRFVFNGDDDVFANTDNIIHYLLDVPGAGDQHLFVGQLITNVGPIREKWSKYYVPEQVTTSKSYPSYCGGGGLLMSGYTSRAIYKESLGIELFPIDDVYLGMCLQKAGLTPASHTGIRTVGVRVPSSKLESFDPCYYKELLLVHRFVPYEMLVMWRAIHQQNLICGKRVEVYHRL, encoded by the coding sequence ATGTCACGACGCTGGTGCCACAAGTTGGAAGTTGTCGTCCTAAGCTTCGTCGGGTTCACTGGGTTCCTGTTCCTCCTCCAAAATGACAAGGACGGCCCTGTCCTGAAAGAGGCAATAGAAACTTCCAGCAGAATCCTGCCAATCATTACTGAACACCCCAAGCCCGTTGCCGAGTGCCGGGAGAATGCGTCAGTGGCCAATATTTCCGGGTTTGCTGACTTGCCCAACCACATAAAAAACTTCTTGCGGTATAAGCACTGCAAGGAATTCCCTTTGCTTTTGGATGTGCCGGAGAAGTGCGGCGGCCCCGACAAATCCTATGACGTCTTCTTGCTTCTCGCCATCAAGTCATCGCCAGGGAATTATGAAAGGCGTGAGATCATCCGCAAGACTTGGGGCCAGGAACGGACATATGCTGGCGTCCACATCCGGAGGCTGTTCTTATCCGGGCAGGTGTCGAATGCTCGCGAAGCTCGGAAGATTAACCAGCTCTTGAGGATTGAGACAGAAGAGAACGGAGACATCCTCCAGTGGGACTTCCACGACAGTTTCTTCAACCTGACGCTCAAGCAAGTCCTCTTCCATTCCTGGATGGAGGCCCGCTGCCCTGGTGTCCGTTTCGTCTTCAACGGGGACGACGATGTCTTTGCCAACACGGACAATATTATCCACTACTTGTTGGACGTCCCAGGCGCAGGGGACCAACACCTCTTCGTGGGACAGCTCATTACCAACGTGGGCCCCATCCGTGAGAAGTGGAGCAAGTACTACGTGCCGGAGCAGGTGACCACCTCCAAATCCTACCCCTCTTACTGCGGTGGCGGGGGTCTCCTCATGTCTGGCTACACTTCGCGCGCCATCTATAAGGAATCGTTGGGCATCGAACTCTTCCCTATTGACGACGTGTACCTGGGGATGTGTCTCCAGAAAGCGGGGCTGACTCCTGCTTCCCACACTGGCATCCGGACAGTGGGTGTGAGGGTACCTTCCTCCAAGTTGGAGTCCTTTGACCCCTGTTATTACAAAGAACTGCTCCTGGTCCATCGCTTTGTGCCCTATGAGATGCTGGTGATGTGGAGAGCCATCCACCAGCAAAACTTGATCTGTGGGAAGAGAGTGGAGGTCTATCACCGTCTCTGA